The Glycine soja cultivar W05 chromosome 8, ASM419377v2, whole genome shotgun sequence genome has a window encoding:
- the LOC114423621 gene encoding uncharacterized protein LOC114423621 — translation MKAILIAFLLLPYVAFVPSSTLAREPKEAVTIPIGPAYRNPPFIGCDPFKRNCHRLDPPCTHGSGNC, via the exons ATGAAGGCAATTCTTATTGCATTCTTACTGTTGCCCTATGTGGCTTTCGTTCCCAGTTCAACTCTAGCTCGAGAACCGAAGG AGGCAGTGACTATTCCGATCGGGCCCGCGTACCGTAATCCTCCTTTTATTGGATGCGACccttttaaaagaaattgccaTCGGCTGGATCCACCATGTACTCATGGTTCAGGAAATTGCTGA
- the LOC114423620 gene encoding WAT1-related protein At5g40230-like isoform X2 gives MAGGRYCEKEVLPFTAMVAVECTNVGVNVLFKAATEKGLSYYAFIAYSFAVSTLFLLLPLPFVFRWSRGLPPLNLSLIFRIFLLGVIGLTAQLCGYKGLKYTSPTLASALSNLIPAFTFILAIIFRMEKVALRSPSTMAKILGSLVSISGALIVVLYKGPIILSTSSPQPSPTTDSPMDSTSQTNWVLGGSLLAIEFLLVPIWYIVQGFFSTGLSSLVHTWGLHLKGPVYISIFKPLSIVVAAALSVIFLGDALYFGTVVGAVILSFGFYAVLWGKAKEEELTVVDFDDIRPPSNTKSPLLQSYKVKDEDNQNI, from the exons ATGGCAGGAGGGAGGTATTGTGAGAAGGAAGTGCTTCCATTCACCGCAATGGTTGCTGTTGAGTGCACCAACGTTGGTGTCAACGTTCTATTCAAAGCAGCAACTGAGAAGGGTTTAAGTTACTATGCCTTCATCGCTTATTCATTTGCAGTCTCCACCCTTTTCCTCCTTTTGCCTCTGCCCTTCGTCTTTCGATG GTCAAGGGGGCTTCCTCCACTCAATCTGTCTCTCATCTTCAGAATTTTCCTCCTTGGAGTAATTGG ACTTACAGCGCAGCTTTGTGGATATAAAGGACTTAAATACACTTCGCCCACTCTTGCTTCTGCTCTTAGCAACCTTATACCGGCTTTCACCTTCATACTAGCAATCATTTTCAG AATGGAAAAGGTGGCTTTGAGAAGCCCAAGCACTATGGCCAAAATCTTGGGTTCGTTAGTATCCATATCAGGTGCACTCATAGTTGTTCTTTATAAAGGCCCCATAATCTTATCAACTTCTTCTCCACAACCTTCACCAACAACTGATTCTCCAATGGATTCTACATCTCAAACAAACTGGGTTCTTGGTGGATCTCTACTTGCCATTGAGTTTCTTTTGGTTCCAATCTGGTACATTGTTCAG GGTTTCTTTTCCACGGGCCTAAGTAGTTTGGTTCACACATGGGGCCTCCATCTTAAAGGCCCAGTTTATATATCAATCTTTAAGCCTTTGTCGATAGTCGTTGCTGCTGCTTTGAGTGTTATATTCCTCGGTGATGCATTATATTTTGGAAC CGTTGTTGGAGCAGTGATACTCTCATTTGGGTTTTATGCTGTCTTATGGgggaaagcaaaagaagaagaattgaCTGTAGTGGACTTTGATGATATACGTCCTCCTTCAAATACTAAGAGTCCTTTGTTGCAGAGCTACAAAGTGAAAGATGAAGATAACCAAAATATTTAA
- the LOC114423620 gene encoding WAT1-related protein At4g15540-like isoform X1 codes for MAGGRYCEKEVLPFTAMVAVECTNVGVNVLFKAATEKGLSYYAFIAYSFAVSTLFLLLPLPFVFRWSRGLPPLNLSLIFRIFLLGVIGLTAQLCGYKGLKYTSPTLASALSNLIPAFTFILAIIFRMEKVALRSPSTMAKILGSLVSISGALIVVLYKGPIILSTSSPQPSPTTDSPMDSTSQTNWVLGGSLLAIEFLLVPIWYIVQTNIMKQYPAEFIVVFLYNLTGTLISTPICLLLEANLSSWKINCDITLIAIIYSGFFSTGLSSLVHTWGLHLKGPVYISIFKPLSIVVAAALSVIFLGDALYFGTVVGAVILSFGFYAVLWGKAKEEELTVVDFDDIRPPSNTKSPLLQSYKVKDEDNQNI; via the exons ATGGCAGGAGGGAGGTATTGTGAGAAGGAAGTGCTTCCATTCACCGCAATGGTTGCTGTTGAGTGCACCAACGTTGGTGTCAACGTTCTATTCAAAGCAGCAACTGAGAAGGGTTTAAGTTACTATGCCTTCATCGCTTATTCATTTGCAGTCTCCACCCTTTTCCTCCTTTTGCCTCTGCCCTTCGTCTTTCGATG GTCAAGGGGGCTTCCTCCACTCAATCTGTCTCTCATCTTCAGAATTTTCCTCCTTGGAGTAATTGG ACTTACAGCGCAGCTTTGTGGATATAAAGGACTTAAATACACTTCGCCCACTCTTGCTTCTGCTCTTAGCAACCTTATACCGGCTTTCACCTTCATACTAGCAATCATTTTCAG AATGGAAAAGGTGGCTTTGAGAAGCCCAAGCACTATGGCCAAAATCTTGGGTTCGTTAGTATCCATATCAGGTGCACTCATAGTTGTTCTTTATAAAGGCCCCATAATCTTATCAACTTCTTCTCCACAACCTTCACCAACAACTGATTCTCCAATGGATTCTACATCTCAAACAAACTGGGTTCTTGGTGGATCTCTACTTGCCATTGAGTTTCTTTTGGTTCCAATCTGGTACATTGTTCAG ACCAATATTATGAAACAATACCCAGCAGAGTTTATTGTGGTCTTCTTATACAACTTGACTGGGACTCTCATATCTACACCAATTTGCTTGCTATTAGAAGCCAATCTGAGCTCTTGGAAGATAAATTGTGATATAACATTGATCGCCATTATATATTCG GGTTTCTTTTCCACGGGCCTAAGTAGTTTGGTTCACACATGGGGCCTCCATCTTAAAGGCCCAGTTTATATATCAATCTTTAAGCCTTTGTCGATAGTCGTTGCTGCTGCTTTGAGTGTTATATTCCTCGGTGATGCATTATATTTTGGAAC CGTTGTTGGAGCAGTGATACTCTCATTTGGGTTTTATGCTGTCTTATGGgggaaagcaaaagaagaagaattgaCTGTAGTGGACTTTGATGATATACGTCCTCCTTCAAATACTAAGAGTCCTTTGTTGCAGAGCTACAAAGTGAAAGATGAAGATAACCAAAATATTTAA
- the LOC114424492 gene encoding SNF2 domain-containing protein CLASSY 3-like, with protein MYVADRTRSKRGRVVGSGLIMGEKKKRVHDYHEEIVLEDNEEGASVKVEPGPGASSSSSSSGARALKRERVSEHGFQNLGGRADDPIKISDSEDDDGEEGLSDFEKKRFLGEEEKERKSEEGKGCGGEKEHAVAESGSNDEGYDSLLSSLSESENAVTSDEDFQVDDDGNESHYYSSSDSSSYDDGERGGYRKMVKERVRKVESETESSVVYKRKGERKDIELVEEEEPRIGADCSSATSNKSEMYKEEPGNAAQKHKVKRVESVNADAFGDHSESSDRSMQSEEAEALEHMKKRDRDHQNVSLENKTGDSAVVKMSEKNNNVDAGEVGEHKYEFNSNKREKPEKVRVVDDETGDKHELYEVLRMPSRTKNRCLKFFTECFWGENDSVKDDSNQLEEKDDDIDQGQTQPLASRETVLVNWNFTKKELIEKSEFEKELDNLWGEMDMLLRVEEIGSQIDKVGENEENSASQCKHDTIFNEEIGIYCRWCGWIHTEIKYITPPFVDNERSGREALSDGGKTSQFDGVLFNDSVDDSEAVWSHNEGTVWDLIPDIKESLFPHQQEGFEFIWTSLAGTIDLAELKRVDMHTEGGCIISHAPGTGKTKLTMVFLQTYLQLFPKCLPIIIAPANILLTWEDELRKWNLGIPFHNLNNAELSGNEQDINEVDLSGNQRQNKDAIRMVKLCSWYKEKSILLISYHLYERLARGLCEDDGKKEKKNKKMKKGKKRARTREYIETAMGKVLRDYPGLLILDEGHTPRNQRSYIWKVLSESRSQKRVLLSGTPFQNNFLELYNILCLMKPSFPDSIPQELKKFCQSRLRKERKASKYASYEPIYSGNSADEKIKQLKSLMNPFVHVHKGSILQKNLPGLRDCVLVLKPDRLQQETLDIIDSSQNILNFEHKLALVSVHPSLFLNCSLSKKEESVLDKDQLEKLRLNPYGGVKTNFLLELVRLCDAVNEKVLVFSQFIDTLCLIKDQLESAFHWSVGTEVLYMYGKLDQKQKQSLIHSFNDTNSKAKVLLASIKASSEGINLIGASRVVLLDVVWNPSVERQAICRAYRLGQKKVVYTYHLLAQDTPECIKFCKQAEKDRLSELVFSNKNAKSDKLNSCGAALEDAVLDIMVQHEKLKDMFGELLVQPKERDFGDFGPLML; from the exons ATGTATGTTGCTGACAGGACGCGTAGCAAGCGGGGAAGGGTGGTTGGAAGTGGTTTAATAATgggtgagaagaaaaaaagggtgCATGACTACCATGAAGAGATTGTCTTGGAAGATAATGAAGAAGGTGCAAGTGTGAAAGTTGAACCTGGGCCTGGTGCTTCTTCATCGTCATCATCATCTGGTGCTCGTGCTTTGAAGCGGGAAAGGGTATCTGAACATGGTTTTCAGAATTTGGGAGGGCGTGCAGATGACCCTATTAAAATCAGTGACAGtgaagatgatgatggtgaagAGGGGTTGAGTGATTTTGAGAAGAAGAGGTTTCTGggtgaagaggaaaaggaaAGGAAGAGCGAGGAGGGTAAAGGTTGTGGCGGTGAGAAGGAGCATGCTGTGGCTGAGAGTGGTTCAAATGATGAGGGATATGATTCTCTTTTGTCTAGTTTATCGGAGAGTGAGAATGCTGTGACCAGTGATGAAGATTTTCAGGTTGATGATGATGGGAATGAGAGTCATTACTACTCGAGCAGTGATTCTTCTTCATATGATGATGGTGAGAGGGGTGGATACAGAAAGATGGTGAAAGAGAGGGTGAGAAAGGTGGAGAGTGAAACTGAAAGTAgtgtagtttacaaaagaaaaggtgaaaggaaagatattgagcttgTAGAGGAGGAAGAGCCACGGATTGGTGCTGAttgttctagtgcaacctctaataaatctGAGATGTATAAGGAGGAACCAGGGAATgcagcacagaagcataaagtaaagagggtggagagtgtcaatgctgatgcctttggtgatcactcggAAAGTTCAGATCGCTCTATGCAGTCTGAAGAAGCTGAAGCATTGGAACATATGAAAAAAAGAGATAGAGACCATCAAaatgtgtcattggagaataagacaggagattcagcTGTGGTCAAGATgagtgagaaaaataataatgttgatGCCGGCGAGGTAGGAGAGCATAAATATGAGTTTAACAGCAATAAAcgtgagaagccagagaaggtaagggtggtggatgacgaaactggcgacaaacatgagctgtatgaagtcctaaggatgccatctagaacaaaaaaccgatgcctcAAGTTTTTTACTGAATGCTTTTGGGGCGAGAATGATTCTGTTAAAGATGATTCAAATCAGTTGGAAGAAAAGGATGATGATATTGATCAGGGTCAGACTCAGCCACTAGCTTCTAGGGAGACAGTCCTTGTGAATTGGAACTTTACGAAGAAAGAACTCATTGAAAAATCAGAGTTTGAGAAGGAGTTAGATAACTTGTGGGGTGAAATGGATATGCTCCTTCGAGTTGAAGAAATTGGGTCTCAG ATTGATAAAGTAggggaaaatgaagaaaattcaGCCTCACAGTGCAAGCACGACACTATTTTCAATGAGGAGATTGGGATATACTGCAGATGGTGTGGTTGGATTCACACTGAAATCAAATATATCACGCCACCATTT GTGGATAATGAAAGATCTGGTCGAGAGGCGTTATCTGATGGAGGGAAAACTTCACAATTTGATGGGGTTCTGTTTAATGATTCTGTTGATGACTCGGAGGCAGTTTGGTCTCACAATGAAGGCACGGTCTGGGATCTTATTCCTGACATAAAAGAAAGCTTGTTTCCTCATCAACAAGAAGGGTTTGagtttatttggacaagtttggcAGGAACCATTGACCTTGCCGAGTTGAAGAGGGTTGACATGCATACTGAGGGTGGGTGCATTATTTCACATGCTCCTGGAACAGGAAAGACAAAGTTGACCATGGTGTTTCTTCAGACATATTTGCAACTGTTTCCCAAGTGTCTACCTATTATCATTGCTCCTGCCAACATATTGCTTACTTGGGAAGATGAGTTAAGGAAGTGGAACCTAGGAATTCCCTTTCATAACTTGAACAATGCTGAATTATCCGGAAACGAGCAAGACATTAATGAAGTTGACTTGTCTGGCAATCAAAGGCAGAATAAGGATGCCATCCGAATGGTGAAGTTGTGTTCGTGGTACAAGGAAAAGAGCATTCTATTAATCAGCTACCATTTGTATGAGAGGCTAGCCAGGGGGTTGTGCGAAGATGAtgggaaaaaagagaagaaaaataaaaagatgaaaaaagggAAGAAACGTGCAAGGACTAGGGAGTACATTGAAACTGCAATGGGAAAGGTTTTGCGTGACTATCCTGGTTTGCTAATTCTTGATGAAGGGCACACACCACGGAATCAGCGTAGCTATATTTGGAAGGTTCTCTCAGAAAGTAGATCTCAAAAGCGAGTCCTTCTTTCAGGGACTCCTTTCCAGAACAATTTTCTGGAACTCTACAATATTTTGTGCTTAATGAAGCCATCCTTTCCTGACAGCATACCGCAAGAACTCAAGAAGTTTTGCCAAAGTAGActaaggaaggaaaggaaagcTTCAAAATATGCGAGTTATGAACCCATTTATTCTGGAAATTCAGCTGATGAGAAAATAAAGCAGCTGAAATCGCTGATGAATCCCTTTGTTCATGTTCACAAAGGTAGCATTCTTCAGAAGAACCTTCCCGGGTTGAGAGATTGTGTGCTGGTTTTGAAGCCAGACAGGTTGCAGCAAGAAACTTTGGACATCATTGATTCTTCTCAAAACATACTGAACTTTGAACATAAGTTGGCGTTGGTATCAGTCCATCCATCTCTTTTTCTAAACTGCTCTCtgtcaaaaaaagaagaatctgtTCTTGACAAGGATCAGTTGGAAAAGCTTAGATTGAACCCTTATGGAGGAGTTAAAACCAATTTTTTGTTGGAGCTTGTGAGACTATGTGATGCAGTTAACGAAAAAGTCCTTGTTTTCAGCCAATTTATTGATACCTTATGCTTAATCAAGGACCAACTCGAGTCAGCCTTTCATTGGTCTGTGGGGACTGAAGTGTTGTATATGTATGGCAAGCTAGACCAAAAGCAAAAACAGTCCCTCATTCATAGTTTCAATGATACAAATAGCAAAGCAAAGGTGTTGCTTGCATCTATAAAAGCATCTTCTGAAGGAATTAACTTAATTGGAGCTTCAAGGGTCGTGCTTCTTGATGTTGTTTGGAATCCCTCGGTGGAAAGACAAGCTATTTGTCGAGCATATAGACTCGgacaaaaaaaagttgtttacACTTATCATCTTCTTGCACAGGACACCCCTGAATGCatcaaattttgtaaacaaGCAGAAAAGGACCGGTTATCTGAACTGGTTTTCTCCAATAAAAATGCTAAAAGTGATAAGCTTAACAGTTGTGGAGCAGCGCTTGAGGATGCAGTTCTTGATATCATGGTTCAGCACGAAAAACTTAAGGATATGTTTGGTGAACTTCTGGTTCAACCAAAGGAGAGAGATTTTGGAGACTTTGGGCCCCTGATGCTTTGA
- the LOC114423626 gene encoding SNF2 domain-containing protein CLASSY 3-like, which yields MLIFARCLLGGSWWTLEDKKEILRCGVFLIIVRRNRKEKGLFFVLVLLFEMNEYTGPARRTRSKGVEVRGGLIRSRKRRRVVDYDDDELVFVKELKGGGEGASAKIEKSMERGFEFLGESEDDGPFEVVEIDEDDDEAEEEVYGECEQKKKRVEVKVEEKDEGPEVLCYVAAEKVASFGGGDDDECGSRPENPVVMLCVSDDGGGQSEEDHGRDRSSVSSDDGFGSSSSSSSEDDDSSDDDFKVGVEDERADDEEDYSSIEEESESDDDSSCDDERGELYKKFVKERVRNLVSKSGSSGVSRRKGKGNRRMQVEEEEMVEKWNGADCASVTSSKSCTCKDETRQAEVIDDAAERGESVNAAADELFANQVPRPSLPLAARETVPLNGNCQKKKPVEAESAKEIDMLWNELDIALQETEAGDSTMLKKKRLPSGVRSVSPLPKRQEKMGDSAKVVMKEDDGNGDKNGLHEVLRMSNRSKNIGFKFFTECFWGKPDSDKDDPMELEEKDGVVVQGQTQPLACGVGIPLTWDFLKKNPVEKSEAEKELDMLWAEMEMLLRAGEIGIQVDEARAKEENPALQCKHDTIFNEEIGVYCRWCGWIATEIKYIMPPFVDSKRSGREAFPGAWKTSQFDGATFDDCGDDSGAAWSHNEGTVWDIISDIKKGLFPHQQEGFEFIWTSLAGTTNLAELKRVDPGTEGGCIISHAPGTGKTKLTMVFLQTYLQLFPKCLPVIIAPANILLTWEDELRKWNIGIPFHNLNNAELSGKENVINEFGYQELNKDAIRMLKLCSWYKEKSILLISYNLYEKLAGGKSEDDGEKEKKNRKIRKEKKRASIETAMGKVLRDYPGLLVLDEGHTPRNQRSCIWKVLSESRSQKRILLSGTPFQNNFLELFNIFCLMKPSFSDNIPQELKKFCQSKLIQERKASKDVSWESINSGNPADEKIKQLKLLMNPFVHVHKGSILQKNLLGLQDCVLILKPEILQQKILDSIECSQNGLNFEHKLALVSVHPSLFLNCSLSKKEESVIDMDQLKKCRLDSYEGVKTKFLMEFVNLCDAVDEKVLVFSQFIDTLILIKDQLESAFNWSEGREVLFMHGRVDQKQKQSLIHSFNDANSQAKVLLASIKASSEGINLVGASRVVLLDVVWNPSVERQAICRAYRLGQKKVVYTYHLLAQGTPECTKYCKQAEKNRLSELVFSNRNAESDKLKRSGVIEDKVLDAMVQHEKLKDIFGECLVQPKEGDQETLCP from the exons ATGCTCATTTTCGCTCGTTGCCTTCTCGGTGGATCCTGGTGGACTCTAGAGGATAAAAAAGAGATCTTGCGTTGTGGGGTGTTTCTGATTATTGTTCGAAGAAACAGGAAAGAAAAGGgtcttttttttgtgttggtTTTGTTGTTTGAAATGAATGAGTATACTGGACCAGCTCGTAGGACGCGAAGCAAAGGAGTCGAGGTTCGGGGTGGTTTGATCAGGAGTCGGAAGAGGAGGAGAGTGGTGGATTACGATGATGATGAATTGGTTTTCGTGAAAGAACTCAAGGGTGGAGGTGAAGGTGCGAGTGCGAAGATTGAAAAATCTATGGAAAGGGGTTTTGAGTTTCTGGGAGAGAGTGAGGATGATGGTCCTTTTGAGGTTGTTGaaattgatgaagatgatgatgaagctGAGGAAGAGGTGTATGGGGAATGTgagcagaagaagaagagggtTGAGGTTAAGGTGgaagagaaggatgaaggccctgAAGTGTTGTGTTACGTGGCTGCTGAGAAAGTTGCAAGCTTTGGTGGTGGTGACGATGATGAGTGCGGTTCTAGACCCGAGAACCCGGTTGTTATGCTGTGTGTTTCAGATGATGGGGGTGGTCAGAGCGAGGAGGACCACGGCAGGGATCGTAGTAGCGTGTCTTCTGATGATGGATTTGGTTCGAGTTCGTCCTCTTCGAGCGAGGACGATGATTCAAGTGATGATGATTttaaggttggtgttgaggatgAAAGGGCTGATGATGAGGAAGACTATTCAAGCATTGAGGAGGAGAGTGAGAGTGATGATGATTCCTCTTGTGATGATGAGAGGGGAGAGTTGTACAAGAAGTTTGTGAAGGAGAGGGTCAGAAATCTGGTGAGTAAATCCGGGAGCAGTGGAGTTAGTAGAAGAAAAGGTAAAGGGAATCGGAGAATGcaggtggaggaggaggagatgGTTGAGAAATGGAATGGTGCTGATTGTGCTAGTGTGACATCTAGCAAATCGTGTACTTGCAAGGATGAAACAAGGCAGGCAGAAGTGATAGATGATGCAGCAGAGAGAGGAGAAAGTGTCAATGCTGCTGCTGATGAGCTCTTTGCTAATCAGGTTCCGAGACCGAGTCTGCCGTTAGCTGCTAGGGAGACAGTCCCTTTGAATGGCAACTGCCAGAAGAAAAAACCTGTGGAAGCAGAATCTGCGAAGGAGATTGATATGCTATGGAATGAATTGGATATTGCTCTTCAAGAAACTGAGgcaggagattcaactatgtTGAAGAAGAAGCGTTTGCCATCAGGTGTGAGAAGTGTTTCTCCTTTGCCAAAAAGGCAAGAgaagatgggagattcagctaaagttgttATGAAGGAGGATGATGgaaatggtgacaaaaatggGCTccatgaagtcctaaggatgtcAAATAGATCAAAGAACATAGGTTTTAAATTCTTCACCGAATGCTTTTGGGGAAAGCCTGATTCTGACAAAGATGATCCAATGGAGTTGGAAGAAAAGGATGGTGTTGTTGTTCAGGGTCAGACTCAGCCATTAGCTTGTGGGGTGGGAATCCCTTTGACATGGGACTTTCTGAAGAAGAACCCTGTTGAAAAATCAGAGGCTGAGAAAGAGTTAGACATGTTGTGGGCTGAAATGGAGATGTTGCTTCGAGCTGGAGAAATTGGGATccag GTTGATGAAGCAAGAGCAAAGGAAGAAAATCCAGCCTTGCAGTGCAAGCATGACACTATTTTTAATGAGGAGATTGGGGTATACTGCAGATGGTGTGGTTGGATTGCCACTGAAATCAAATACATCATGCCACCATTT GTGGATTCCAAAAGATCCGGTAGAGAGGCATTTCCTGGTGCATGGAAAACCTCACAGTTTGATGGAGCTACGTTTGATGATTGTGGTGATGACTCAGGGGCAGCTTGGTCTCACAATGAAGGAACAGTTTGGGATATTATTTCTGACATTAAAAAAGGCTTGTTTCCTCATCAACAAGAAGGGTTTGagtttatttggacaagtttggcAGGAACCACCAACCTTGCTGAGTTGAAGAGGGTTGACCCGGGTACTGAGGGTGGGTGCATTATTTCACATGCTCCTGGAACAGGAAAGACAAAGTTGACCATGGTGTTTCTTCAGACATATTTGCAACTGTTTCCCAAGTGTCTACCTGTTATCATTGCTCCTGCCAACATACTTCTTACTTGGGAAGATGAGTTGAGGAAGTGGAACATAGGAATTCCATTCCATAACCTGAACAATGCTGAATTGTCAGGAAAAGAAAATGTAATTAATGAATTTGGTTATCAAGAGCTGAATAAGGATGCCATAAGAATGCTGAAGCTGTGTTCATGGTACAAAGAGAAGAGCATTCTGTTAATCAGCTACAATTTATATGAGAAGCTAGCTGGGGGAAAGTCTGAAGATGAtggggagaaagagaagaaaaacagaaaGATTCGGAAAGAGAAGAAACGTGCAAGCATTGAAACTGCGATGGGAAAGGTTCTGCGAGACTATCCTGGTTTATTAGTTCTTGATGAAGGGCACACACCGAGGAATCAGCGTAGCTGTATTTGGAAGGTTCTTTCAGAAAGTAGAAGTCAGAAGCGAATCCTTCTTTCAGGGACTCCTTTCCAGAACAATTTTCTGGAACTCTTCAATATTTTTTGCTTAATGAAACCATCCTTTTCTGACAACATACCGCAAGAACTGAAGAAGTTTTGCCAAAGTAAACTGATACAGGAAAGGAAAGCTTCAAAAGATGTGAGTTGGGAGTCCATTAATTCTGGAAATCCGGCTGACGAGAAAATAAAAcagctgaaattgctgatgaaTCCCTTTGTTCATGTTCACAAAGGTAGCATTCTTCAGAAGAACCTTCTTGGGTTACAAGATTGTGTACTGATTTTGAAGCCCGAAATCTTGCAGCAAAAAATTCTGGATAGCATTGAATGTTCTCAAAATGGACTCAATTTTGAACACAAATTGGCCTTGGTCTCTGTACACCCATCCCTTTTCCTCAACTGCTCTCTCTCAAAAAAGGAAGAATCTGTTATTGACATGGATCAGTTAAAGAAGTGTAGATTGGACTCTTATGAAGGggtcaaaacaaaatttttgaTGGAATTTGTGAATTTATGTGATGCAGTTGATGAGAAAGTCCTTGTTTTCAGCCAATTTATTGATACCTTGATCTTAATTAAGGACCAACTCGAGTCAGCCTTCAATTGGTCTGAGGGCAGAGAAGTGTTGTTTATGCATGGCAGGGTTGACCAAAAGCAAAAGCAGTCCCTAATTCATAGTTTCAATGATGCCAATAGCCAAGCAAAGGTGTTGCTTGCTTCTATAAAAGCATCTTCTGAAGGAATTAACTTAGTTGGAGCTTCAAGGGTCGTGCTTCTTGATGTTGTTTGGAATCCCTCGGTGGAAAGACAAGCTATTTGCCGAGCATATAGACTTGGACAAAAGAAGGTTGTTTACACTTATCATCTTCTTGCACAAGGCACCCCTGAATGCACCAAATATTGTAAACAAGCAGAAAAGAACCGGTTATCTGAACTGGTTTTCTCAAATAGAAATGCTGAAAGTGATAAGCTCAAGAGAAGTGGAGTAATTGAGGATAAAGTTCTTGATGCCATGGTTCAGCATGAAAAACTCAAGGATATATTTGGTGAATGTCTGGTTCAACCAAAGGAGGGAGATCAGGAGACTTTGTGCCCCTGA